From the genome of Haloarcula limicola, one region includes:
- a CDS encoding TIGR00725 family protein: protein MRVSVIGGSRVSDDQYREARTVGRLLAKAGHEVVCGGLTGVMEAVCRGASDEGGHTIGILPGERRAAANDYVDTVVATGLGNARNVLVVMNGAAVIAIDGKAGTLSELGHALDLGRPVAGLGTHELDELDGIEHVDSPEAAVEHVESTV from the coding sequence ATGCGCGTCTCCGTCATCGGCGGTTCGAGAGTGTCCGACGATCAGTACCGAGAAGCACGCACCGTCGGCCGACTGCTCGCTAAAGCGGGCCACGAAGTCGTCTGCGGTGGGCTGACCGGCGTCATGGAAGCGGTCTGTCGCGGCGCGAGCGACGAGGGCGGCCACACTATCGGCATCCTCCCCGGCGAGCGCCGCGCCGCCGCCAACGACTACGTGGACACCGTCGTCGCCACCGGCCTCGGGAACGCCCGGAACGTCCTCGTCGTGATGAACGGCGCGGCGGTCATCGCCATCGACGGCAAGGCCGGAACGCTCTCGGAACTTGGCCACGCGCTCGATCTGGGCCGGCCGGTCGCGGGGCTGGGCACGCACGAACTCGACGAACTGGACGGCATCGAACACGTCGACAGCCCGGAGGCGGCCGTCGAGCACGTCGAATCGACGGTGTAG
- a CDS encoding monovalent cation/H+ antiporter complex subunit F, protein MVAEETVVTTAADVGIVLVSALCILCSYRVVKGPTVPDRVVALDAIGTNVVALAVLFALKTGRGLFVTVSLVLAIIGFLSTITVAKFVTEGDIIERREEQE, encoded by the coding sequence ATGGTCGCTGAGGAGACCGTCGTGACGACGGCGGCGGACGTCGGCATCGTCCTCGTCAGCGCCCTCTGTATCCTCTGTAGCTACCGGGTCGTCAAGGGGCCGACCGTCCCCGACCGCGTCGTCGCGCTCGACGCCATCGGCACGAACGTCGTGGCGCTTGCGGTGCTGTTCGCACTGAAGACCGGCCGCGGCCTGTTCGTCACCGTCAGCCTCGTGCTGGCCATCATCGGGTTCCTCTCGACCATCACCGTCGCGAAGTTCGTCACCGAGGGCGACATCATCGAGCGACGGGAGGAGCAAGAATGA
- a CDS encoding AGE family epimerase/isomerase: MTDYADADWLRERIRAVLDFYYPACIDEEHGGFVAQLDYETGEVYDADSKHLVATARFTRNFALASELFGDERWFEAAERGVEFLHGEFRDAERGGYHWLLEGTTPAESRRICYGHAFVVLAYARAAEAGVPNAETYLDEVWELLDDRFYEPDHGLYRSAYDADWTEAEPYRGQNANMHACEASLVAHEVTGEGRYLDRAATIAESLCVDLAAATDGRVWEHYDADWTQDFAYNRDEPAHQFRPWGYQPGHHAEWAKLLSVLDRHHDAEWPRERATELFETALDGWDDDRGGFYYSLDEDGDPVVDDKYSWEVAEAIGAAAALAERTGDERYREWYDRFWTYALDTMVAPAGNWYERVDADNEVYPTGDGPEVEPGYHPIGACYEGLRSLGE, translated from the coding sequence ATGACCGACTACGCCGACGCCGACTGGCTCCGCGAGCGCATTCGGGCGGTCCTCGACTTCTACTACCCCGCCTGCATCGACGAGGAACACGGCGGCTTCGTCGCGCAACTGGACTACGAGACCGGCGAGGTGTACGACGCCGATAGCAAGCACCTCGTGGCGACTGCGCGTTTCACGCGAAACTTCGCGCTGGCGAGCGAGCTGTTCGGCGACGAGCGGTGGTTCGAGGCCGCCGAGCGCGGCGTCGAGTTCCTCCACGGCGAGTTCAGAGACGCCGAGCGCGGCGGCTATCACTGGCTCTTGGAGGGCACCACGCCCGCCGAGTCGCGGCGAATCTGTTACGGCCACGCGTTCGTCGTCCTCGCGTACGCTCGCGCGGCCGAGGCGGGCGTGCCGAACGCCGAAACGTATCTCGACGAGGTGTGGGAGCTCCTCGACGACCGGTTCTACGAGCCCGATCACGGTCTCTATCGGAGCGCCTACGACGCCGACTGGACCGAGGCCGAGCCCTACCGCGGGCAGAACGCCAACATGCACGCCTGCGAGGCGTCGCTGGTCGCCCACGAGGTCACCGGCGAGGGCCGCTACCTCGACCGGGCGGCGACCATCGCCGAGTCGCTGTGCGTCGACCTGGCGGCGGCGACCGACGGCCGCGTCTGGGAGCACTACGACGCCGACTGGACGCAGGACTTCGCGTACAACCGCGACGAGCCGGCCCACCAGTTCCGACCGTGGGGGTACCAGCCCGGTCACCACGCCGAGTGGGCGAAACTCCTCTCGGTCCTCGACCGCCACCACGACGCCGAGTGGCCGCGCGAGCGAGCGACCGAGCTGTTCGAGACGGCGCTGGACGGCTGGGACGACGACCGCGGCGGCTTCTACTACTCGCTTGACGAGGACGGCGACCCGGTCGTCGACGATAAGTACAGTTGGGAAGTCGCAGAGGCCATTGGGGCCGCCGCCGCGCTCGCGGAACGCACCGGCGACGAACGCTACCGGGAGTGGTACGACCGCTTCTGGACGTATGCCCTCGATACGATGGTCGCGCCGGCGGGCAACTGGTACGAACGCGTCGACGCCGACAACGAGGTGTACCCGACCGGCGACGGCCCGGAGGTCGAGCCGGGCTATCACCCCATCGGGGCGTGTTACGAGGGGCTTCGCAGCCTCGGTGAGTAA
- a CDS encoding transcription initiation factor IIB, producing the protein MSATTAGCPECDGSLRKDGCETVCSHCGLVVSEDAIDRGPEWRSFEDDDTERARTGAPLTRSRHDRGLSTEIGRSTRLKGRKRRQFARLRREHRRAQVSSKRERNQIYAFTEIRRVVGSLGLSKNIRDRACVLFESAQNADLLQGRSLEGFAAATVYATCRTEGVARTVEELCRAARADPSELRAAYDALNRDLGLPTGPIDPREYVPRFATALDLPDPVRTRAERLVDEARERGIVGGRNPAGVAAACLYTAARERGVELTQAEAADAADVTPVTLRGTYTDLQE; encoded by the coding sequence ATGAGCGCAACGACGGCAGGCTGCCCCGAATGTGACGGATCGCTTCGAAAAGACGGCTGTGAGACGGTGTGTTCTCACTGCGGGCTCGTGGTCAGCGAGGACGCCATCGACCGCGGTCCCGAGTGGCGCAGCTTCGAGGACGACGACACCGAACGCGCCCGCACCGGCGCGCCGCTGACCCGGTCTCGCCACGACCGCGGTCTCTCGACGGAGATCGGTCGCTCGACGCGTCTCAAGGGGCGCAAGCGCCGCCAGTTCGCCCGGCTTCGCCGCGAGCACCGGCGTGCGCAGGTGAGTTCGAAACGCGAGCGAAATCAGATATACGCCTTCACCGAGATCCGGCGCGTCGTCGGCTCGCTGGGGCTCTCGAAGAATATCCGCGACCGGGCCTGCGTGTTGTTCGAGTCCGCACAGAACGCGGACCTCCTGCAGGGGCGGTCCCTGGAGGGATTCGCCGCCGCCACGGTGTACGCCACCTGTCGGACGGAGGGCGTCGCCAGAACCGTCGAGGAGCTGTGTCGGGCCGCGCGGGCCGACCCGAGCGAACTCCGGGCGGCCTACGACGCGCTCAACCGCGACCTCGGACTGCCGACGGGACCGATCGACCCCCGCGAGTACGTCCCCCGGTTCGCCACGGCGCTCGACCTCCCCGATCCGGTTCGCACTCGCGCGGAACGGCTGGTCGATGAGGCACGCGAGCGGGGGATCGTCGGCGGTCGCAACCCCGCCGGCGTCGCCGCGGCCTGTCTATATACCGCCGCCCGCGAACGGGGCGTCGAGCTAACCCAGGCAGAAGCGGCCGACGCCGCGGACGTGACGCCGGTGACGCTGCGCGGGACCTACACCGACCTACAGGAGTGA
- a CDS encoding MinD/ParA family ATP-binding protein: protein MILTVTGGKGGVGKSTVAYNLASELRGVVVDGDLAMADLPASRGPDLHDVLAGRATPHEAVRSDGPVTTVPCGRTLAGARAADPTALADALTELDRAYRWVVVDSPAGLRADVGLPLAVADAAILVTAPGAAALADALRVRELARELDAGLCRVVLNRSGPDPTTHAIADRFGAPVVPVPNSEPLAAAQRHGHPVSETAPDAPATAAFEALADAVHSCRSV from the coding sequence ATGATCCTGACAGTCACCGGCGGCAAAGGCGGCGTCGGGAAGTCGACGGTCGCGTACAATCTGGCCTCCGAACTCCGCGGCGTCGTCGTGGACGGCGACCTCGCGATGGCCGACCTCCCGGCGAGTCGCGGCCCGGACCTCCACGACGTGCTCGCGGGGCGGGCGACCCCCCACGAGGCCGTCCGGTCGGACGGGCCGGTGACGACGGTTCCCTGCGGTCGGACGCTCGCGGGGGCGCGGGCGGCCGACCCGACGGCGCTCGCCGACGCGCTGACCGAGTTGGACCGAGCGTACCGCTGGGTGGTCGTCGACTCGCCCGCGGGGCTCCGCGCCGACGTCGGGCTACCGCTCGCCGTCGCCGACGCGGCGATTTTGGTCACCGCTCCCGGAGCCGCGGCGCTCGCAGATGCGTTGCGGGTCCGCGAACTCGCGCGGGAACTGGACGCGGGGCTCTGTCGCGTGGTTCTCAACCGGTCGGGACCCGACCCGACGACCCACGCGATCGCCGATCGGTTCGGCGCACCGGTCGTCCCGGTCCCCAACAGCGAGCCCCTCGCCGCGGCGCAGCGCCACGGTCACCCCGTCAGCGAGACGGCACCCGACGCCCCCGCGACCGCCGCCTTCGAGGCGCTCGCCGACGCGGTTCACTCCTGTAGGTCGGTGTAG
- the mnhG gene encoding monovalent cation/H(+) antiporter subunit G, producing the protein MVTVALLRQWVVVGLIAVGCFFLLVGTVGLIRLPNVYNRMHATSKPTTLGTASVFLAGFVHFGPGGAGLPSLIGIVFLFLTVPTGAHMIARSAQRIGVPFLGSVTWPTEDEEE; encoded by the coding sequence GTGGTAACCGTCGCGCTCCTCCGGCAGTGGGTCGTCGTTGGGCTGATCGCCGTCGGCTGTTTCTTCCTGCTGGTCGGCACCGTCGGGCTCATCCGCCTCCCGAACGTCTACAACCGGATGCACGCCACCAGCAAGCCGACGACGCTCGGGACCGCCTCCGTCTTCCTCGCCGGCTTCGTCCACTTCGGGCCGGGCGGAGCCGGCCTGCCGTCGCTCATCGGCATCGTCTTCCTCTTCCTGACGGTGCCGACCGGCGCGCACATGATCGCGCGCTCGGCCCAGCGCATCGGCGTCCCCTTCCTCGGGAGCGTCACCTGGCCGACCGAAGACGAGGAGGAGTGA
- a CDS encoding minichromosome maintenance protein MCM, producing MATAENTELIDRFEEFYRNYYRNEIGELAQKYPNDQKSLYVDWQDLYRFDPDLADDYRTKPEQLQEFAEEALRLYDLPVDVSLGQAHVRVQNLPESEDIREIRHEHHGNLIAVQGIVRKATDVRPKVLTAAFECQRCGTLTRIPQAAGDFQEPHECQGCERQGPFRLNTDQSEFIDAQKIRVQESPEGLRGGETPQSIDINIEDDITGKVTAGDHVRATGILKLDQQGSDQDKSPMFDIYMDGISIVIEDEQFEDMEITDADKKEIVELSNEPDIYEKMVGAIAPSIYGYEKEKLAMMLQLFSGVTKELPDGSRIRGDLHMLLIGDPGTGKSQMLSYIREIAPRSVYTSGKGSSSAGLTAAAVRDDFGDGQQWTLEAGALVLADQGIAAVDELDKMSSEDRSAMHEALEQQRISVSKAGINATLKSRCSLLGAANPKYGRFDQYEPIGEQIDLEPALISRFDLIFTVTDQPDEEEDRNLAQHIIQTNYAGELNTHRVENATSNFSEEEVDTVTDEVAPTIEPDLLRKYIAYAKRNCFPTMTEEAKSVIEDFYVDLRLKGQDEDAPVPVTARKLEALVRLAEASARIRLADTVEKEDADRAVDIAHYCLKEIGVDPETGEFDADVVETGTSKSQRDRIQNIRGIIADIEDEYDEGAPIDVVVERAEEVGIDESKAEHEIEKLKQKGEVYEPRTDHLRTT from the coding sequence ATGGCGACCGCCGAGAACACCGAACTCATCGACCGCTTCGAGGAGTTCTACCGCAACTACTACCGCAACGAGATCGGTGAACTCGCCCAGAAATATCCGAACGATCAGAAATCGCTCTACGTCGACTGGCAGGACCTCTATCGGTTCGACCCGGACCTCGCCGACGACTACCGGACCAAGCCCGAGCAGTTACAGGAGTTCGCCGAGGAGGCGCTTCGCCTCTACGACCTCCCGGTCGACGTCTCGCTCGGACAGGCCCACGTCCGCGTTCAGAACCTCCCCGAGTCCGAGGACATCCGCGAGATCCGCCACGAACACCACGGTAACCTCATCGCCGTCCAGGGCATCGTCCGCAAGGCGACGGACGTGCGCCCGAAGGTCCTCACCGCCGCCTTCGAGTGCCAGCGCTGTGGGACGCTCACCCGCATCCCGCAGGCCGCCGGCGACTTCCAGGAACCCCACGAGTGTCAGGGCTGTGAGCGACAGGGCCCGTTCCGCTTAAACACCGACCAGTCGGAGTTCATCGACGCCCAGAAGATACGGGTGCAGGAATCGCCGGAGGGACTGCGCGGCGGGGAGACACCCCAGTCGATCGACATCAATATCGAGGACGACATCACGGGGAAGGTCACCGCCGGCGACCACGTCCGCGCCACCGGCATCCTCAAACTCGATCAGCAGGGGTCGGACCAGGACAAGTCCCCGATGTTCGACATCTACATGGACGGTATCAGCATTGTCATCGAGGACGAGCAGTTCGAGGACATGGAGATCACCGACGCCGACAAGAAGGAGATCGTCGAACTCTCCAACGAACCCGACATCTACGAGAAGATGGTCGGTGCCATCGCCCCCTCCATCTACGGCTACGAGAAGGAGAAACTCGCCATGATGCTCCAGCTCTTCTCGGGGGTCACCAAGGAGCTTCCTGACGGTTCTCGGATACGTGGAGACCTCCATATGTTGCTGATAGGGGACCCCGGAACCGGCAAATCGCAGATGTTGTCATATATCAGAGAAATAGCGCCGCGCTCGGTCTACACCTCGGGGAAAGGGTCCAGTTCGGCAGGGCTCACGGCGGCAGCGGTCCGAGACGACTTCGGCGACGGCCAGCAGTGGACGCTCGAAGCGGGGGCGCTCGTGCTGGCCGACCAAGGCATCGCCGCTGTCGACGAGCTGGATAAGATGTCGTCGGAAGACCGTTCGGCCATGCACGAGGCGCTCGAACAACAGCGTATCAGCGTCTCTAAAGCCGGAATAAACGCCACGCTCAAGAGTCGCTGTTCGCTGCTGGGTGCGGCCAACCCCAAGTACGGTCGCTTCGACCAGTACGAACCCATCGGCGAGCAGATAGACTTAGAGCCGGCGCTCATCTCGCGGTTCGACCTCATCTTCACGGTCACCGACCAGCCCGACGAGGAGGAGGACCGCAACCTCGCTCAGCACATCATTCAGACGAACTACGCGGGCGAACTGAACACCCACCGGGTCGAGAACGCCACTTCGAACTTCTCCGAGGAAGAGGTCGACACCGTCACGGACGAGGTCGCACCGACCATCGAACCCGACCTCCTGCGGAAGTACATCGCCTACGCGAAGCGAAACTGCTTCCCGACGATGACCGAGGAGGCGAAATCGGTCATCGAGGACTTCTACGTCGACCTCCGGTTGAAGGGACAGGACGAGGACGCGCCGGTGCCGGTGACCGCCCGGAAACTCGAAGCGCTCGTCCGCCTCGCGGAGGCCTCGGCGCGCATCCGACTCGCCGACACCGTCGAGAAAGAGGACGCCGACCGCGCGGTCGACATCGCTCACTACTGTCTCAAAGAAATCGGCGTGGACCCCGAGACCGGGGAGTTCGACGCCGACGTGGTCGAGACCGGCACCTCGAAGAGCCAGCGCGACCGCATCCAGAACATCCGGGGGATCATCGCCGACATCGAGGACGAGTACGACGAGGGCGCGCCCATCGACGTCGTCGTCGAACGCGCCGAGGAGGTCGGCATCGACGAGTCGAAGGCCGAACACGAGATCGAGAAGCTCAAGCAGAAAGGCGAGGTGTACGAGCCCCGCACCGACCACCTCAGGACGACGTAG